One window of Drosophila busckii strain San Diego stock center, stock number 13000-0081.31 chromosome 3L, ASM1175060v1, whole genome shotgun sequence genomic DNA carries:
- the LOC108601066 gene encoding tudor domain-containing protein 3 isoform X2, whose product MELSKKLQACGWYLTDEGIKSIKTHLGVTGEPDPRKIIDEALNRDLREIGSGALPSKRDDINGTLGGRIVLQVLRVRNVSAPKSNEESNRSPRLLQLELSDGQNSVQAIELDPVPALSINVAPGTKIFFKAERLQLMHGFLLLRSDELQLLGGRVDALYEKWDFTRTMLKYTRSGRPVPGSTNPPPWIKFGQNSAQMEEPDRNFKSLQAASDKDKAAKENAEFTKMRNDAIAEASKPGPKKVFGGGGQYMADHNMKKILDKGYTKEEAKTALLATRNNLERALFNLKRGKDGQEAQAQAPLMRGRGERREGKRGATLKEEAEAAKPAANATLFDFLTTKLPTDALPETTKTSATANNKTTLGSKYTESNISMPEIKFQGSHDRSRFENNVSSSFAANRGGHYGSLSRGGGGGGGGGPRNRGGRDERPTRGRGTGYNERPGPPPAATTGAIRKQPQMYGKPEQMHSKPEQAHVKPEQTHGKQEQQHGKSVNRNAPDSATKQTAEPKSEPDVAPAKDTRNNNRGRGDNGQNRGRRNGPPPPKSSTSTNDDAARLTQALMPKIIEDTASLKISAPKRENNKRGGKQTGGQQSNRPQSDSQAQAAPVAVQAQKPMEKPKQAASRHQQQQHQQPKQTNERSQSSQLANGYTYDPSKIMGFQSKEANDFAMSLLKSQGVSIPNKQTPALMPQPAVVQAPPEQYGQMPGANWVWKPQDLCMAKYWDDGQYYEAQVTGVSATTCVVYFIGYGNHEEVLKSDILPITDEQNRPLSSQHQQSHRDDYQQQQSPFRGDRGNYQPQQQSHYRGDRESYQPQQQVYIPPHQRRN is encoded by the exons ATGGAATTGTCGAAGAAATTGCAAGCTTGTGGCTGGTATCTAACGGATGAAGGCATCAAGTCAATAAAAACCCATTTAGGAGTCACTGGCGAACCAGATCCCCGTAAAATTATTGACGAGGCTTTAAAT cgAGATTTGCGAGAAATTGGCAGCGGCGCTCTGCCAAGCAAGCGTGACGATATCAACGGCACGCTTGGAGGTCGCATAGTGCTCCAGGTGCTGCGAGTGCGTAACGTATCGGCGCCCAAAAGTAATGAAGAATCAAACAGATCACCAAGGCTTTTGCAGCTGGAACTGAGCGACGGACAAAACTCAGTGCAGGCGATTGAGCTCGACCCAGTGCCTGCATTAAGTATCAATGTAGCACCTGGCACCAAAATTTTCTTCAAAGCCGAAAGACTGCAGCTAATGCACGGTTTCCTTCTGCTGCGTTCCGACGAGCTGCAGTTATTGGGCGGGCGCGTAGATGCGCTGTATGAAAAGTGGGATTTTACGCGTACTATGCTAAAGTACACGCGTAGCGGTCGTCCCGTGCCAGGATCTACAAACCCACCACCTTGGATTAAATTTGGTCAAAATAGCGCACAAATGGAAGAGCCGGATCGAAATTTTAAGAGTCTGCAAGCGGCCTCTGACAAGGATAAGGCGGCCAAAGAGAATGCCGAGTTCACTAAGATGCGCAATGACGCCATCGCTGAGGCTAGTAAGCCAGGTCCTAAGAAGGTTTTCGGAGGAGGCGGTCAGTATATGGCAGATCACAATATGAAGAAAATACTTGACAAGGGATACACAAAGGAAGAGGCCAAGACGGCGTTGCTAGCTACACGCAACAACTTGGAGCGTGCTCTTTTTAATCTTAAGCGAGGCAAAGATGGGCAAGAGGCGCAGGCGCAGGCCCCATTAATGCGTGGACGTGGAGAACGTAGGGAGGGCAAGCGCGGTGCCACCCTCAAGGaagaagctgaagctgccaaGCCTGCAGCGAATGCAACACTCTTTGATTTCCTAACCACCAAACTCCCCACAGACGCACTCCCGGAAACCACTAAAACTTCAGCAACTGCAAACAACAAGACAACGCTGGGATCGAAATACACTGAGAGCAATATAAGCATGCCAGAGATAAAATTCCAAGGCTCGCATGACCGCTCCAGATTTGAGAACAATGTGTCTAGCAGCTTTGCCGCCAATCGTGGCGGACACTATGGCTCACTATCGCGAGGCGGAGGCGGTGGTGGCGGAGGAGGACCACGTAATCGGGGTGGTCGTGATGAGCGTCCGACGCGCGGAAGAGGCACTGGCTACAACGAGCGTCCTGGACCTCCTCCTGCGGCTACTACTGGTGCTATACGTAAGCAGCCGCAGATGTACGGTAAGCCGGAGCAGATGCATTCTAAGCCAGAACAGGCCCACGTTAAGCCGGAGCAGACCCATGGTAAGCAGGAACAACAGCACGGAAAGTCGGTCAACCGGAATGCCCCTGACAGTGCCACCAAACAGACTGCAGAACCGAAATCTGAACCAGATGTTGCCCCTGCAAAGGATACTCGAAATAATAATCGTGGTCGTGGTGACAATGGCCAAAATAGAGGACGTCGTAATGGCCCACCTCCGCCCAAGAGCTCAACCTCGACTAACGATGATGCTGCGCGTCTTACCCAAGCCCTAATGCCCAAGATTATTGAAGACACTGCTAGCCTGAAGATAAGTGCGCCAAAGCGTGAGAACAACAAGCGTGGCGGCAAGCAAACTGGTGGTCAGCAATCCAATCGACCGCAGTCCGACAGCCAAGCTCAGGCAGCTCCAGTTGCAGTTCAGGCTCAAAAACCAATGGAGAAGCCCAAACAGGCAGCTTCaaggcaccagcagcagcaacatcagcagcccAAGCAGACAAATGAAAGGTCTCAATCCAGTCAATTGGCCAATGGATATACCTACGATCCCAGCAAGATCATGGGTTTCCAAAGCAAAGAGGCAAACGACTTTGCCATGAGCTTGCTGAAGAGTCAAGGTGTCAGTATTCCCAACAAGCAAACGCCAG CTCTAATGCCACAGCCCGCTGTTGTGCAAGCACCGCCGGAGCAGTATGGCCAGATGCCAGGTGCTAATTGGGTGTGGAAGCCGCAGGATCTATGCATGGCCAAGTATTGGGATGACGGTCAG TATTATGAAGCTCAAGTTACAGGTGTGTCTGCGACAACTTGTGTGGTGTATTTCATCGGCTATGGCAATCACGAAGAAGTGTTAAAATCTGATATATTGCCCATAACTGATGAACAGAATAGACCGCTATCATCCCAGCACCAACAATCTCATCGTGAtgattatcagcagcagcaatctcCTTTCCGAGGTGATCGCGGCAATTAtcaaccacagcagcaatcCCATTACCGTGGCGATCGCGAGAGTTatcaaccacaacagcaggtTTATATTCCCCCACACCAGCGGCGTAATTAA
- the LOC108601066 gene encoding tudor domain-containing protein 3 isoform X1, giving the protein MELSKKLQACGWYLTDEGIKSIKTHLGVTGEPDPRKIIDEALNRDLREIGSGALPSKRDDINGTLGGRIVLQVLRVRNVSAPKSNEESNRSPRLLQLELSDGQNSVQAIELDPVPALSINVAPGTKIFFKAERLQLMHGFLLLRSDELQLLGGRVDALYEKWDFTRTMLKYTRSGRPVPGSTNPPPWIKFGQNSAQMEEPDRNFKSLQAASDKDKAAKENAEFTKMRNDAIAEASKPGPKKVFGGGGQYMADHNMKKILDKGYTKEEAKTALLATRNNLERALFNLKRGKDGQEAQAQAPLMRGRGERREGKRGATLKEEAEAAKPAANATLFDFLTTKLPTDALPETTKTSATANNKTTLGSKYTESNISMPEIKFQGSHDRSRFENNVSSSFAANRGGHYGSLSRGGGGGGGGGPRNRGGRDERPTRGRGTGYNERPGPPPAATTGAIRKQPQMYGKPEQMHSKPEQAHVKPEQTHGKQEQQHGKSVNRNAPDSATKQTAEPKSEPDVAPAKDTRNNNRGRGDNGQNRGRRNGPPPPKSSTSTNDDAARLTQALMPKIIEDTASLKISAPKRENNKRGGKQTGGQQSNRPQSDSQAQAAPVAVQAQKPMEKPKQAASRHQQQQHQQPKQTNERSQSSQLANGYTYDPSKIMGFQSKEANDFAMSLLKSQGVSIPNKQTPGQSMSISMAMSKPLPMPKPMAMPMPKQMPKPTPAKAPAPAITAPAKAPAPAITPLAKAPASAIIPLAKAANPAIRTHASAPAPAPAETAAPLIAMLDEAAGPAITAPATNLNLKQSSIHSAAALMPQPAVVQAPPEQYGQMPGANWVWKPQDLCMAKYWDDGQYYEAQVTGVSATTCVVYFIGYGNHEEVLKSDILPITDEQNRPLSSQHQQSHRDDYQQQQSPFRGDRGNYQPQQQSHYRGDRESYQPQQQVYIPPHQRRN; this is encoded by the exons ATGGAATTGTCGAAGAAATTGCAAGCTTGTGGCTGGTATCTAACGGATGAAGGCATCAAGTCAATAAAAACCCATTTAGGAGTCACTGGCGAACCAGATCCCCGTAAAATTATTGACGAGGCTTTAAAT cgAGATTTGCGAGAAATTGGCAGCGGCGCTCTGCCAAGCAAGCGTGACGATATCAACGGCACGCTTGGAGGTCGCATAGTGCTCCAGGTGCTGCGAGTGCGTAACGTATCGGCGCCCAAAAGTAATGAAGAATCAAACAGATCACCAAGGCTTTTGCAGCTGGAACTGAGCGACGGACAAAACTCAGTGCAGGCGATTGAGCTCGACCCAGTGCCTGCATTAAGTATCAATGTAGCACCTGGCACCAAAATTTTCTTCAAAGCCGAAAGACTGCAGCTAATGCACGGTTTCCTTCTGCTGCGTTCCGACGAGCTGCAGTTATTGGGCGGGCGCGTAGATGCGCTGTATGAAAAGTGGGATTTTACGCGTACTATGCTAAAGTACACGCGTAGCGGTCGTCCCGTGCCAGGATCTACAAACCCACCACCTTGGATTAAATTTGGTCAAAATAGCGCACAAATGGAAGAGCCGGATCGAAATTTTAAGAGTCTGCAAGCGGCCTCTGACAAGGATAAGGCGGCCAAAGAGAATGCCGAGTTCACTAAGATGCGCAATGACGCCATCGCTGAGGCTAGTAAGCCAGGTCCTAAGAAGGTTTTCGGAGGAGGCGGTCAGTATATGGCAGATCACAATATGAAGAAAATACTTGACAAGGGATACACAAAGGAAGAGGCCAAGACGGCGTTGCTAGCTACACGCAACAACTTGGAGCGTGCTCTTTTTAATCTTAAGCGAGGCAAAGATGGGCAAGAGGCGCAGGCGCAGGCCCCATTAATGCGTGGACGTGGAGAACGTAGGGAGGGCAAGCGCGGTGCCACCCTCAAGGaagaagctgaagctgccaaGCCTGCAGCGAATGCAACACTCTTTGATTTCCTAACCACCAAACTCCCCACAGACGCACTCCCGGAAACCACTAAAACTTCAGCAACTGCAAACAACAAGACAACGCTGGGATCGAAATACACTGAGAGCAATATAAGCATGCCAGAGATAAAATTCCAAGGCTCGCATGACCGCTCCAGATTTGAGAACAATGTGTCTAGCAGCTTTGCCGCCAATCGTGGCGGACACTATGGCTCACTATCGCGAGGCGGAGGCGGTGGTGGCGGAGGAGGACCACGTAATCGGGGTGGTCGTGATGAGCGTCCGACGCGCGGAAGAGGCACTGGCTACAACGAGCGTCCTGGACCTCCTCCTGCGGCTACTACTGGTGCTATACGTAAGCAGCCGCAGATGTACGGTAAGCCGGAGCAGATGCATTCTAAGCCAGAACAGGCCCACGTTAAGCCGGAGCAGACCCATGGTAAGCAGGAACAACAGCACGGAAAGTCGGTCAACCGGAATGCCCCTGACAGTGCCACCAAACAGACTGCAGAACCGAAATCTGAACCAGATGTTGCCCCTGCAAAGGATACTCGAAATAATAATCGTGGTCGTGGTGACAATGGCCAAAATAGAGGACGTCGTAATGGCCCACCTCCGCCCAAGAGCTCAACCTCGACTAACGATGATGCTGCGCGTCTTACCCAAGCCCTAATGCCCAAGATTATTGAAGACACTGCTAGCCTGAAGATAAGTGCGCCAAAGCGTGAGAACAACAAGCGTGGCGGCAAGCAAACTGGTGGTCAGCAATCCAATCGACCGCAGTCCGACAGCCAAGCTCAGGCAGCTCCAGTTGCAGTTCAGGCTCAAAAACCAATGGAGAAGCCCAAACAGGCAGCTTCaaggcaccagcagcagcaacatcagcagcccAAGCAGACAAATGAAAGGTCTCAATCCAGTCAATTGGCCAATGGATATACCTACGATCCCAGCAAGATCATGGGTTTCCAAAGCAAAGAGGCAAACGACTTTGCCATGAGCTTGCTGAAGAGTCAAGGTGTCAGTATTCCCAACAAGCAAACGCCAGGTCAGTCAATGTCAATATCAATGGCTATGTCAAAGCCCCTGCCAATGCCGAAGCCcatggcaatgccaatgccgaagcaaatgccaaaaccAACGCCAGCCAAAGCTCCAGCTCCTGCAATCACAGCGCCAGCTAAAGCTCCAGCTCCTGCAATCACACCGCTAGCTAAAGCACCAGCTTCCGCAATCATACCGCtagctaaagctgcaaatcCTGCAATCAGAACTCATGCttcagctcctgctcctgcgcCAGCTGAAACTGCAGCTCCTTTAATCGCAATGCTAGATGAAGCTGCAGGTCCTGCAATCACAGCTCCCGCAACCAATTTGAATCTAAAGCAAAGTTCAATTCATTCCGCTGCAGCTCTAATGCCACAGCCCGCTGTTGTGCAAGCACCGCCGGAGCAGTATGGCCAGATGCCAGGTGCTAATTGGGTGTGGAAGCCGCAGGATCTATGCATGGCCAAGTATTGGGATGACGGTCAG TATTATGAAGCTCAAGTTACAGGTGTGTCTGCGACAACTTGTGTGGTGTATTTCATCGGCTATGGCAATCACGAAGAAGTGTTAAAATCTGATATATTGCCCATAACTGATGAACAGAATAGACCGCTATCATCCCAGCACCAACAATCTCATCGTGAtgattatcagcagcagcaatctcCTTTCCGAGGTGATCGCGGCAATTAtcaaccacagcagcaatcCCATTACCGTGGCGATCGCGAGAGTTatcaaccacaacagcaggtTTATATTCCCCCACACCAGCGGCGTAATTAA
- the LOC108599250 gene encoding H/ACA ribonucleoprotein complex subunit 2-like protein yields MGKVKLEKADAGDVSIKVSGDVSIKEEETYDDKLLFINAIAKPMAGKKLSKKCYKLIKKAMKHKTFLRNGLKDVQTRLRKGETGICIFAGDVTPVDIMCHLPAVCEEKGIPYTYTPSRADLGAAMGVKRGTVALLIRQNEDYKDLYDEVKEELAGLTIPV; encoded by the exons atgggTAAAGTAAAATTGGAGAAAGCTGATGCGGGCGATGTTTCCATCAAAGTCAGCGGAGATGTGTCAATCAAGGAGGAGGAGACATATGATGACAAACTATTGTTCATCAACGCCATAGCAAAGCCAATGGCAGGCAAGAAGCTGTCCAAGAAATGCTATAAATTGATCAAGAAAGCAATGAAACATAAAACCTTCTTGCGCAATGGCTTAAAGGATGTGCAGACAAGACTGCGCAAAGGCGAAACTGG catttgcatatttgccgGCGATGTTACACCTGTGGATATCATGTGCCATCTGCCTGCTGTGTGTGAAGAGAAGGGCATTCCCTACACTTATACGCCAAGTCGCGCTGATCTGGGTGCCGCAATGGGCGTGAAGCGTGGCACAGTTGCTTTGCTCATCCGCCAGAATGAGGACTACAAAGATCTTTATGATGAGGTCAAGGAAGAGTTAGCTGGCCTCACCATACCCGTTTGA